The Leptospira paudalimensis region TGAGCCTCCTAGGAGGCGTTAGCGTAACACGGAATGTGCCTTTAGGCCGAGCGAGGGCCCCACGAGATCCAGATTTTTTCAGAAATCTGAGGCGAAGTGGAAAAGAGCCCGAGTGAGCGTTAAGGCGCTGTTAATTGCAGTTAGTTAGTATAGAATAAGATAAAAGTCGAAAGGGTTCTACAATCCAGCGCAAATTTCTCATAAATCTTAAAAAGCAAAAATCTTTAACTGCACTTTAATGGAGAGAAGAGCTTTAATTGTTCTCTTCCAAAGCGTTAATCGACAACACCCTCTTAAAAAATTTGCGCGTTTTCTTCTGTAGATCAACTAATTGCAATTAACGAACTAGACTTACCGAAGTTGTCCGACCCTGAGTCCCGGAAACGGGACGTTAGGGACTGGCATGTAGCTTGCGTAAGCAAGGCGAATGCCAGGAGGACAATTTGCCGCAGGCCGAGCGAGGCCTAGTGCCGAAGCGAAGCGGTAAGTCGCTGTTATACGCCGTTTTAAAATTTATAAGTAATTGAGGCAAAAGTTGTGCCTGAATATTCACTTCTTGCGTTGACTTCAATAGCGGATCTAACAAGTAAGTTGAAATATAGGTCAGTGGCAATGATATTGCTTCTATTAAGTTTTATATTAGCAAATTGATCAATGTATCCAAGTGATAAAAGAATAGAATCATTTAATTCATAACCAAGAACGAGTTTAATTTCGCGAAGTAAATATTTGGTAGCAGGATTATCTTGAATATCTAAAGTTTCCGCTCTTCTTGCAGAAGTTACAATTGAATAATTTATATTAGAAATACCATTTAAAACAGAATATCTATATCCAGAAGCAATATAGAATCCATAAAATCTCGGAGATTCAAGTAAGAATCCAGCTGCAATTCCCTTGAAGTTTTGAGAGAAATTATAATTATTGAAACCATAAGTTCCATCGCTAAGATTGCTTTGCAATCTCTGGAGACCAACATTGAGTATTATTCTATTTTCTATTAAATGATAGTTTAGAAAAAGATTTTGTTCAGATCTGTAAAAAGTTCCAAGATTACCCTTGCTATAAAATCCAGTAGTAGGATTAATTCTATCGAATGTAGTATTAGTTTTTTTAAATTCGTAGAAATTACCTTCAATACTAAACTTTGAATCACCTAAGAATTTATTGAATCCAAAAGTATTATACTGAATGGAAGGTAATTCAGAAGCCAAAGCAAACGGAAAAATGCTATTATAAATGTTTAGTTCATTTGGTGCTACATATCCATTATTTCTTCTTAAATAAATTTGGTTCGATTTTCTTTCTTTTTGCTTATTCTCTGTTTCTTCTTCTGCATAGATGCAGAGATTTAAAATTAGGAACGCGGTTATAATTAGTACTTTTTTATTTTTCATATTTTCCTGAAGATTTTTTATAATGGCGTATAACGAATCAGCCTTAACGACGTTCCGTGTAGCTGAGCCTCATAGAGGCGTTAGCGTAACACGGAATGTGCCTTTAGGCCGAGGGAGGGCTCCACAAAGCCTAGATTTCATCAGAAATCTGAGGCGAAGTGGAAAAGCGCCCGAGTGAGCGTTAAGGCGCTGTTAATTGCAGTTAGTTAATATAGAAATAGAGTTCAGTCGAAAGGGTCCTACATTCCAGCGCAAATTTTCTCTTAAATCTTACAAAGCAAAAATCTTTAACTCTACTTTAATGGAGAGAAGAGCATTAATTGTTCTCTTCCAAAGCGTTAATCGACAACACCCTCTTAAAAAATTTGCGCGTTTTCTTCTGAAGATCAACTAATTGCAATTAACGAACTAGCTAACCGACGTAGGCTGACCCTCAGCCTCTTAGAGGCGTTAGGGACTGGCACGTAGTTTGCGAAAGCAAACGAGTGACAGAAAGCCTATGTGCCGTAGGCCAAGCGAGGGCGTAATGCCCGAAGCGCAGCGGTTAGCGTATGTTAATTGCAGTGTCCAAGGTATAGAAAAGATTAAATTAAGAAAGAATTAAAGCCAAAAATTTTGTGAGAAATAATTAAAATCGACTCATTCTCTTAGATTAATTTTCGCTGAAATATCCCAAACAGAGCAAAGTAAAACAGAACTGTGATAAAAGTAAACAAAGCAAAAGAATAATGAGAAAGACGAGAACAAAATAGAAACATTAATAAAATCTCTTCCAAGAAGCCTACAAAATCAAACACGGCTTTCTCAAAGCATGACAAAGAACCTGAAATCCCAGAATCAGCGAAAATTTGAACGGAATATTCTAAATCATTTTTTGGACATTGCAATTAAGAACTAGTGGAGACGACGTTCCCTGACCCTGAGTCCCGGAACGGGACGTTAGGGACTGGCACGGAGTTTGCGGATGCAAACGAGTGACAGAAAGGGAATGTGGCGCAGCCCAAGCGAGGCCGTGAGTGCCGAAGCGCAGCGTTTCCACAATGTTATGCGCTGCGAGTTATTTTTTGAATTATACTTTTTAAATTGAATTTAAGTGAAGCTTCAAGATCAGTATTAACAATTTGCCAGATATTTTCTGAATTAATTTCAAAGACCCAATGTTCCAATTTCCAAATTTTATCATCAGGGATAGTTATCTGCGGATTATATTCAGTAAAAAAGGAAAAATACACCTCTGCAAAAACTCTATTAATAAGATTGTTCTTCGATGCGTCGATTTTAAAAACTTTAAATGATTCGAGAGTTATATATTGTGGCAAATTAGATATTACACTCTTGGAAGTATTCGTTATTGGAAATAATATCTTTATTTCTTTATTTATTAAAAAATTTTGATTTAGAATTCTATTTTTAATAATATTTTCAAAATTTGATTCGCATAAGTTTTTGATTAGATCTACATCATTGATATTCTTGTATTTTGATTTCTTTTTTGAATTAGGAATGAAATCTGAGTTGATTTCAATGATAAGAGAGTATATTGCAAATATCGAAAGAGCGAAATAGAAATAATAAACTTTAAAATTTGTTTCAATTAATTCATATTTGTATAAAACAAAAAAAGTAATTGCTGCGAGAAAATAAATATAATTTTTCAATTTCGATTTGCTGGACTAGATAATTAACATTCTATTGTTGTGATTAAGTTACTAACTAACTTATTGAGTTTTGAAAGAACATTTTTTATTCTAAGGATTTTTATAAATTTCGAAAAATTATAGGAAGAATCAAATTTTTTTGATAATGATGGAATAATTTAACTCGTTGCGCATAACGAACTAGACTTACCGAAGTTCCCTGACCCTGAGTCCCGGAAACGGGACGTTAGGGACTGGCATGCAGCTTGCGTAAGCAAGGCGAATGCCAGAAAGGGAATTTGCCGCAGGCCGAGCGAGGGCTTGTCCCGAAGCGAAGCGGTAAGTCGCTGTTATACGCTGTTATGAATTTTCTAGTTTTTTCTTGAAGTTTAGGGAATCTTCAAAAAAAGTAATTGCATTCAATTTTTCATATAATTCTTTATCAAGATATTGAACTACATGTCTTAAGTAATTTATTTCAGAAGAAACAAGTTGAGCTTTTAAAATATCTAAATATTTTTCCTTTTCTTCATTGTTTAAGAAAGTTGAATTTAAAATTAATTTTAATAAATTATAAATTGATTTTGAATATATTTTTAAAATTCCTTCAGTAAATAATGATTTTTCTGGGTTTGATGGTGATTTTTCGAATTCGGAAATTGATATCTGTATTGCGGAAAATAAAATTTCTCTTCCAGGAGACCTAATTATATCAACCTCACTGCCTTTACTTCTATCTATAACATTTCGTTCAAAAGCAGAAATCAGATTATTAAGCTGATTTAAGTAATTGAAAAAAGTATTATCGAAATTGATTTTGAGTGTCTCGTTTCGATCTTTTTCTCTTGATTCTTTGAGTTCTTGAGCTTCATTCCTTTGAAAGTTGAAGGATTTGATAACAAATAAGAAAGTTATGAAAGTTAGTAACGGATTTAATAGACCTCCGTAAAAATCGCCAAATTGTCCCCAGATTTCTTCATCTCTTATAAATTCAAATTTATTGGAAAATTTTTGATAATAAAGAATTGCTGGTAGTGCCATTACTATTAATGCAGTTATCAAATATCCATTGTTTTTTATTTTCTTCATATATTTTTTCATAATAGCGTATAACGAACTAGACTAGCCGACGTAGGCTGGCCCTGAGTCCCTGGAGGGGACGTTAGGGATTGGCACGACGCTTGCGTAAGCAAGAGAAGTGACAAAAGCCTATGTGTCGTAGACCGAACGAGGGCGTAAGTCCCGAAGTGAAGCGGTTAGTCGCTGTTAGCCGACGTTATCACTTATTCAGATTCGGTATTTGTATCAATGATTTGTTTTACTGAGTCAATTAAGTCTGGATTATCATAAACTTCGACACTTGGGAATTCATTAGAAATTTTTGAAGGCTGAGGAAGTGGTAGGATTCGTACTTTTCTTTCTATTAACTCGTCAAAATCTTTTACTGATTGTTTAATTGCTATTAGATTCTCGGGTTTCAATGTTTTATAATCGGTTAAAAATTCTTCACATAGTTTCGTAAGAATCTTTTCCTGAGCACCAATATAAATTTCACTTAATTTTTTTACATTATCAGTTTCAAGTTGATATCTTTCCATTTGTTTTAGATGCTTTTCTTGTTCTCTCTTTTCTTTTCTCCACCTGATAACAAGTTGCATAACTCTTCCTATAACTACAGAAAGACTAGCTGTTGTAAATATTATTAGTAGAAGAGATCCTTTTTGAGCAGAGTCTACTGTTAATTCAGCATTTTCCTCAGTTGCCTTTTGAAGTTCTAGAAAGGCTCTTTTTGATCTATTGAGTAGATCTATATATTCATCTATAGTGATTTTATCTGGATAACTTATTACAAATAGACTATCTGGTTCTTCGTAAGTTTCTACATAATTTGAGAGTAGACTTATCGAGGTCTGTAAGTGATTTTTTAAATTAATGACTGCATTACGAAATTCAGTTCCTAGATTTATTGTGCTAACAAATGATTTTTCGGAATACATAACAATATGCGAGTATTGACTTTCGATATTTGTAATTATTTTATGTAATCCATTTTCAAATTCTCGTAGACGATTAAATGCGCTTCTTAGGTTCGATATATTTGAAATTCGCATTTGATTTTGTTGCGGTTTATGTTCTTCAAACGTTATCTTATCTAAGTCATTCTTTGAAATAATTAGGTCCTGGTAAATTTTGCTTAAACTCATGTTTTTCCTTT contains the following coding sequences:
- a CDS encoding LA_2444/LA_4059 family outer membrane protein, translating into MKNKKVLIITAFLILNLCIYAEEETENKQKERKSNQIYLRRNNGYVAPNELNIYNSIFPFALASELPSIQYNTFGFNKFLGDSKFSIEGNFYEFKKTNTTFDRINPTTGFYSKGNLGTFYRSEQNLFLNYHLIENRIILNVGLQRLQSNLSDGTYGFNNYNFSQNFKGIAAGFLLESPRFYGFYIASGYRYSVLNGISNINYSIVTSARRAETLDIQDNPATKYLLREIKLVLGYELNDSILLSLGYIDQFANIKLNRSNIIATDLYFNLLVRSAIEVNARSEYSGTTFASITYKF
- a CDS encoding putative phage abortive infection protein; amino-acid sequence: MKKIKNNGYLITALIVMALPAILYYQKFSNKFEFIRDEEIWGQFGDFYGGLLNPLLTFITFLFVIKSFNFQRNEAQELKESREKDRNETLKINFDNTFFNYLNQLNNLISAFERNVIDRSKGSEVDIIRSPGREILFSAIQISISEFEKSPSNPEKSLFTEGILKIYSKSIYNLLKLILNSTFLNNEEKEKYLDILKAQLVSSEINYLRHVVQYLDKELYEKLNAITFFEDSLNFKKKLENS